A genomic segment from Syntrophorhabdales bacterium encodes:
- a CDS encoding LysE family transporter: protein MHLAFFLKGLIIGAAVSAPLGPIGLLCINRSLTEGRLRGFVCGLGAATADMVFCVIAGFGFTFVSKFLEEQALGISIVGACGLVFLGFRIFLSKPVERSCAVTGQDVAHIYVSTFLLTLINPVTILFFVALFTSLGVTLSRLDYPSLILLIAGVLAGAVLWWFLLTGCVSLLHRKLTPGTIRWTNRISGTIVMVLGLLAFLSAVR, encoded by the coding sequence ATGCATCTTGCCTTTTTCCTCAAGGGTCTTATCATAGGGGCGGCGGTTTCAGCGCCTTTAGGACCCATCGGGCTTCTTTGCATAAACCGTTCATTGACGGAAGGCAGATTGCGCGGGTTTGTCTGCGGTCTCGGCGCTGCCACGGCAGACATGGTTTTCTGCGTCATCGCAGGCTTCGGTTTCACGTTTGTTTCGAAATTTCTCGAGGAGCAGGCGCTGGGTATCAGTATTGTCGGCGCCTGCGGGCTTGTTTTCCTCGGGTTCAGGATCTTTCTTTCAAAGCCGGTGGAAAGGTCCTGCGCGGTGACAGGGCAGGATGTCGCCCATATCTACGTCTCTACCTTTCTTCTTACCCTCATCAACCCCGTGACCATTCTCTTTTTTGTGGCCCTGTTCACGAGTCTCGGTGTGACATTGAGCCGTCTCGATTATCCCTCCCTGATTCTGCTCATTGCGGGCGTGCTGGCAGGAGCGGTGCTCTGGTGGTTCCTTCTTACCGGATGCGTGAGCCTGCTTCACAGGAAATTGACCCCGGGGACGATCCGCTGGACAAATCGGATCTCGGGCACGATCGTGATGGTGCTGGGCCTGCTCGCCTTTCTCAGCGCAGTCCGTTAA
- a CDS encoding DUF4013 domain-containing protein yields MDIVPFIVLTFNSRFIMRWVWGGLVLFIPVINFLSLGYLAKTSNLLMIGGIGLPTWEERRDIWRDGAKLLYIFILYEALPSFLFSCGFFLAAFGNFVTAFLGLILKWAAALTFVGCSFFLPFGFCSFAKNKEVRDAFEFEQIAVAVKEVLPHYVLGFVITAACLYVTYKLHRIPFLIGFALSSVLTFYVCLVAAYYYTQLYRGTSVAAAKTGE; encoded by the coding sequence GTGGACATCGTACCTTTCATCGTATTGACATTCAACTCCCGCTTTATCATGCGGTGGGTGTGGGGCGGCCTGGTATTGTTTATCCCGGTCATCAACTTCCTGTCCCTGGGCTATCTTGCCAAGACGTCGAATCTCCTCATGATCGGGGGCATAGGCCTGCCCACGTGGGAGGAGCGCCGCGACATATGGAGGGATGGTGCAAAGCTCTTGTATATCTTTATTCTTTACGAGGCACTGCCCAGCTTTCTTTTTTCCTGCGGCTTCTTCCTCGCCGCCTTCGGGAATTTCGTTACTGCCTTTTTGGGACTGATCCTGAAGTGGGCCGCGGCTCTCACTTTCGTCGGCTGCTCTTTTTTTCTTCCCTTCGGCTTCTGCTCCTTTGCCAAGAACAAAGAGGTGCGGGATGCATTCGAATTCGAGCAGATAGCCGTTGCCGTAAAAGAGGTTCTGCCGCATTACGTGCTGGGATTTGTCATCACCGCAGCCTGCCTTTATGTCACCTATAAGCTGCACCGCATTCCCTTCCTTATAGGGTTTGCCCTTTCGTCGGTCCTCACCTTTTATGTGTGCCTCGTAGCCGCATACTACTACACCCAACTCTATCGGGGCACCAGTGTTGCTGCGGCAAAAACAGGTGAATAA
- a CDS encoding NAD-dependent epimerase/dehydratase family protein: MTRKDESVFVAGGTGMVGSAIIRRLVAEGYTSIVSNYHSRRAAPGLPTSVTFFPLDLTQQSETEQFFESARPRHIYLAAARVGGILANETYPAQFIYDNIMIATNVINAAYRSGAIKLLNLGSSCIYPKFALQPMKEEYLLTSVLEPTNEAYAIAKIAAIKLCRYYNEQYGTNFLSVMPTNLYGPHDNFNLETAHVLPALIRKFHLAKLLDAGDLEGLRADLKQRALGFGLDEMIKLDDDDSIVSALASVGVTREYVVLWGSGEPYREFLHVDD; this comes from the coding sequence ATGACCAGAAAAGATGAGTCCGTATTTGTTGCCGGCGGAACAGGCATGGTGGGGTCTGCTATCATCCGAAGGCTCGTCGCTGAGGGATACACCAGTATCGTCAGTAACTACCACAGCAGGAGGGCAGCCCCCGGGCTTCCAACGTCGGTCACCTTTTTTCCTCTTGACCTGACACAACAAAGCGAGACCGAACAGTTCTTTGAATCGGCGCGCCCTCGACACATCTATCTGGCCGCTGCAAGGGTGGGGGGTATCCTTGCTAATGAGACCTACCCTGCGCAATTTATTTACGACAACATCATGATCGCGACTAACGTGATCAACGCGGCGTACAGGTCTGGAGCAATAAAGCTACTTAACCTGGGCTCTTCATGTATCTATCCAAAGTTCGCCCTCCAGCCGATGAAAGAGGAATACCTCCTCACCAGCGTCCTTGAGCCTACCAACGAAGCTTACGCCATAGCGAAAATCGCAGCCATTAAGCTCTGCCGGTATTACAACGAACAGTACGGAACCAACTTTTTGTCAGTGATGCCCACCAATCTCTACGGACCTCACGACAACTTTAATCTGGAAACAGCCCACGTATTGCCTGCCCTCATCAGGAAATTTCACCTGGCGAAGCTGCTGGATGCCGGAGATTTGGAGGGGCTACGCGCGGACCTCAAGCAGCGTGCCCTCGGGTTCGGCCTCGATGAGATGATAAAGCTCGACGATGACGATTCCATCGTGTCAGCGCTTGCATCAGTGGGCGTCACACGGGAATATGTCGTGCTCTGGGGTAGTGGCGAGCCATACCGTGAGTTTCTCCACGTGGATGACC
- a CDS encoding radical SAM protein encodes MKSKTSNPETKDVKEEPAHSSRLTAHGPETQGSGGPPLRMVAWELTRNCNLNCIHCRARASCGPFEGELTTEECKNVLDSIASFASPTIILTGGEPLLREDIFEIIEYGRQKGLRLVIAVNGTLVEEPVAERLRDSGIMRVSMSLDGNNAESHDSFRGVAGSFASVMRAAKILNRVGLPFQINTTVTRLNVDHLSEIYELVKSLGAVAWHVFLLVPVGRGEGLKGEELNARMYEDVLQWLYSIETRNELEMKVTCAPHYYRIVKEKGDTPKSAGCLAGKSFLFISHQGIAQPCGYLEMASGDVRKEGVQKVWEGSPVFNAIRDLRGYKGKCGSCKYLRICGGCRARALELKGDVLQEEPYCSYVPANA; translated from the coding sequence ATGAAAAGCAAGACATCCAATCCTGAGACAAAAGATGTGAAAGAAGAGCCTGCTCACAGCTCACGGCTCACAGCTCACGGTCCTGAAACTCAAGGCTCGGGCGGGCCGCCGCTCAGAATGGTTGCGTGGGAGCTGACCCGCAACTGCAACCTGAACTGTATCCACTGCCGCGCCCGTGCCAGCTGCGGCCCGTTTGAGGGAGAACTGACAACAGAGGAGTGCAAGAATGTGCTCGACAGCATTGCCTCGTTCGCGAGCCCGACGATTATCCTGACGGGTGGCGAGCCCTTGCTGAGAGAGGATATTTTTGAAATCATAGAGTACGGACGCCAGAAAGGGCTCAGGCTTGTGATCGCCGTGAATGGAACCTTGGTAGAGGAGCCGGTGGCCGAGCGGCTGCGGGATTCGGGTATCATGCGGGTCTCCATGAGCCTGGATGGTAACAACGCGGAAAGTCATGACAGCTTCAGGGGGGTGGCTGGTTCATTCGCATCGGTCATGCGCGCGGCGAAGATCCTTAACAGGGTGGGTCTGCCTTTTCAGATCAATACGACCGTAACACGCCTCAATGTCGATCATCTTTCGGAGATTTACGAGCTGGTCAAAAGCCTTGGCGCTGTGGCATGGCACGTGTTTCTGCTTGTCCCCGTGGGCAGGGGCGAGGGATTGAAAGGGGAAGAGCTCAACGCGAGGATGTATGAAGATGTGCTCCAGTGGCTCTATTCCATCGAGACAAGGAATGAACTGGAGATGAAGGTGACATGCGCGCCTCACTACTACAGGATCGTAAAGGAAAAAGGAGATACGCCGAAAAGCGCCGGCTGTCTGGCCGGCAAAAGCTTTCTTTTTATTTCCCATCAGGGCATCGCGCAACCTTGCGGTTATCTGGAGATGGCCTCCGGAGATGTGAGAAAGGAAGGGGTACAAAAAGTCTGGGAAGGCTCACCCGTATTCAATGCCATCCGGGATCTGCGTGGCTACAAGGGAAAATGCGGATCCTGCAAGTACCTCCGGATCTGCGGTGG
- the hemB gene encoding porphobilinogen synthase, whose product MPFPEYRPRRLRRNEKLRGLIQETEMTRQHLVYPLFVKEMADERIPIPSMPGVHQFSIDGLLKEVEQVKSLSLPAVLLFGVPEHKDEIGSAAFDEQGIVQKAVREIKKRFGSDILVITDLCLCEYTSHGHCGIIRDGDVDNDETLKILARSALAQVEAGADVVAPSDMMDGRVRAVRQLLDEKGFYHIPIMSYAAKYASGLYSPFRDAAESTPQFGDRRSYQMDPPNQREALREIALDVEEGADIIMVKPALFYLDILACARKEINRPLAAYSVSGEYTMIKTAASMGYLDYQRIVTESTLAIRRAGADIIITYFAKDLAEWLPR is encoded by the coding sequence ATGCCATTTCCCGAATACCGACCAAGAAGACTGAGAAGAAACGAAAAGCTCCGGGGGTTGATCCAGGAGACTGAGATGACCCGGCAGCATCTTGTCTACCCGCTCTTCGTAAAAGAGATGGCAGACGAACGTATTCCCATTCCCTCAATGCCGGGCGTACATCAGTTTTCCATAGACGGCCTCCTGAAGGAGGTTGAACAGGTGAAGAGCCTTTCCCTTCCGGCAGTTCTCCTGTTCGGAGTGCCCGAGCACAAGGACGAAATCGGTAGCGCTGCTTTCGACGAACAGGGCATTGTACAGAAGGCTGTGAGGGAGATCAAAAAGAGGTTCGGTTCGGATATCCTTGTGATCACAGATCTCTGCCTCTGCGAATACACCAGCCACGGTCACTGCGGCATCATCAGGGATGGCGACGTGGACAACGATGAGACGTTGAAGATTCTTGCACGATCGGCCCTTGCGCAGGTCGAGGCCGGCGCTGATGTTGTTGCTCCCTCGGACATGATGGACGGAAGAGTAAGAGCCGTCCGGCAGCTCCTCGATGAAAAGGGGTTTTATCACATTCCCATCATGAGTTATGCGGCGAAGTACGCATCGGGTCTCTACAGTCCGTTCAGGGACGCTGCGGAATCGACACCGCAGTTCGGCGACCGGAGGAGCTACCAGATGGACCCGCCAAATCAAAGAGAGGCTCTGCGGGAAATAGCGCTGGATGTCGAAGAGGGAGCCGATATCATTATGGTGAAGCCGGCCCTCTTCTACCTTGACATACTTGCTTGTGCGCGTAAAGAGATCAACCGGCCCCTGGCTGCTTACTCGGTGAGTGGAGAGTACACGATGATAAAGACTGCCGCGTCTATGGGCTATCTGGACTACCAGAGGATCGTGACCGAATCGACCCTTGCCATACGGCGGGCAGGCGCTGATATCATCATCACTTACTTTGCGAAGGATCTGGCAGAATGGCTACCAAGATAG
- a CDS encoding radical SAM protein encodes MNLPKVRTETRGNLVRNCPGTRNHICCGYKTIDLVEGCMLSCSYCVLRAYLNGPSINVHDDTSYILAQVDEMIDAHKGSVPRFGTGELGDSLALERELGLHRPLIEFFGRKKRALLELKSKWASIRPVEDILNPYTVVSFSLAPASIVAQEERRTSPVHRRLKVLKRAQELGVFVGLHFDPIIMYPGFEQDYAELINEIARTLDLKRVLWVSMGLLRFMPRLYTIFLLEQRRNLLHGEFIRGEDGKYRYLKSERIRVYKMLYDQLKSKEGELFIYLCMERPDVWLEGTGVKVTTTEELIRLFDARIKKLYGGAL; translated from the coding sequence TTGAACTTACCAAAGGTACGCACAGAAACTAGAGGGAACCTGGTAAGGAATTGCCCCGGAACCAGGAATCACATCTGCTGCGGCTACAAGACGATCGACCTGGTCGAGGGCTGCATGCTCTCCTGCTCCTACTGCGTACTCAGGGCCTATCTGAACGGACCGTCCATCAATGTTCATGACGACACCTCGTACATACTGGCCCAGGTTGATGAGATGATAGACGCACACAAGGGTTCTGTGCCGCGATTCGGAACGGGCGAGCTGGGCGACAGCCTGGCCCTGGAGAGGGAGCTTGGGCTTCACCGGCCGCTCATCGAATTTTTTGGCCGGAAAAAAAGGGCACTGCTAGAGCTCAAATCAAAGTGGGCCTCCATCCGGCCCGTGGAAGACATTCTCAATCCTTATACAGTCGTCTCTTTTTCTCTTGCTCCTGCGAGCATCGTCGCCCAGGAAGAAAGGAGGACGAGCCCTGTACACAGGCGTCTCAAGGTTTTGAAACGGGCGCAGGAACTGGGAGTCTTCGTGGGTCTTCATTTCGATCCCATCATCATGTATCCGGGTTTTGAGCAGGATTACGCAGAACTGATCAATGAGATTGCCCGTACGCTAGACCTGAAACGGGTGCTCTGGGTCAGCATGGGGCTTCTCAGGTTCATGCCGAGACTGTACACTATCTTTCTTCTGGAGCAACGGCGTAATCTCCTGCATGGGGAGTTCATCCGGGGGGAGGATGGTAAGTATCGCTACCTGAAGAGTGAGCGCATCAGGGTTTACAAGATGCTCTACGATCAGCTGAAGAGCAAGGAAGGCGAACTCTTCATCTATCTTTGCATGGAGCGTCCGGATGTGTGGCTGGAAGGGACAGGCGTCAAAGTGACAACTACTGAAGAGCTTATCAGGCTCTTCGATGCAAGAATAAAAAAACTCTATGGGGGTGCCTTATGA
- a CDS encoding ParB/RepB/Spo0J family partition protein, whose protein sequence is MLVEWPFSRVDSIRGFAFLSTWAARGLPVVDSKLPFCYRGTKPREKQHKMESVEIVSIDRTDKRFCVSFPLKNQSLFDSLKTFGIRMPLLLLDTKPHRVVTGFRRLEASCRLGLTRVPCIIMSMNEKDALLTAINDNIARPLNIVEGALALEKMLRFGFLLDEIYATMKLLGYEPHEKLLGKLVEVARSDDGVKEFLVRQRANMTHVELLLGFSSAERRSVIAFLGDMHMTSSQLREIFQLLLLVRLKEGKILFEEYPSLDNADAMKLFLKKRTHPTLAGLEQQLRETLQAASLPPQVSVKVDPFFEKDWVDIGIKARNVTHVKEAIKSLDTFIETGRLRSILELTKGTHRN, encoded by the coding sequence ATGCTGGTAGAATGGCCTTTCAGCCGGGTAGACTCTATCAGAGGCTTTGCGTTCTTGTCAACGTGGGCGGCACGAGGACTGCCCGTTGTTGACTCTAAACTTCCTTTTTGCTATCGTGGTACGAAACCGCGGGAAAAACAGCACAAAATGGAGAGCGTAGAGATTGTCAGCATCGACCGGACCGACAAGAGATTCTGCGTATCCTTTCCCCTCAAAAATCAGTCGCTCTTCGATTCCCTTAAAACATTCGGCATACGAATGCCTCTTCTGCTCCTCGATACGAAGCCGCATCGTGTCGTCACAGGCTTCAGGAGGCTCGAGGCGTCTTGCCGTCTCGGGCTGACAAGGGTGCCGTGCATCATCATGAGCATGAACGAAAAGGACGCGTTGTTGACCGCAATCAACGACAATATCGCAAGACCCCTCAACATTGTCGAGGGTGCGCTGGCACTCGAAAAGATGTTGCGGTTTGGCTTCCTGCTTGATGAGATTTACGCGACGATGAAACTCCTCGGTTACGAACCCCACGAGAAGCTTCTGGGAAAGCTCGTGGAGGTTGCCCGTAGTGATGACGGCGTAAAGGAATTCCTTGTCAGGCAGAGAGCCAACATGACCCATGTGGAGCTCCTCCTGGGATTCAGCAGCGCCGAACGCAGGAGTGTGATCGCGTTTCTTGGCGATATGCACATGACCTCAAGCCAACTGAGAGAAATCTTCCAACTCCTTCTCCTGGTGAGACTTAAAGAAGGGAAGATCCTGTTCGAAGAGTACCCCTCTCTTGACAACGCGGATGCTATGAAACTGTTTCTCAAGAAAAGAACTCACCCGACCCTTGCCGGCCTCGAGCAGCAACTGAGAGAGACACTGCAGGCGGCAAGCCTCCCCCCTCAGGTCTCTGTGAAGGTTGACCCCTTCTTCGAAAAGGATTGGGTGGACATCGGCATAAAAGCGCGGAACGTAACCCATGTGAAAGAAGCAATCAAAAGCCTGGATACCTTCATCGAGACAGGCCGCCTCAGGAGCATACTTGAACTTACCAAAGGTACGCACAGAAACTAG
- a CDS encoding SDR family NAD(P)-dependent oxidoreductase, whose translation MRFKGKSVFITGGARGLGKELAKAFLDEGASVGVNGRSGESIARFEEEMKGRSALAVAADISAYEQMEGALKKVVETWGKIDILIHNAGIVNPLAPAEKIKKEDFDRVIDTNVKGAFYTLQIFGRKMMEQGSGRIVTISSQVSLFGEKGFLPYTISKAALNVMTSTLAYEWSKKGVTVCSLAPGFIKGGMNEALIRKQPFVDHLSARTPLGRMASVEEFVAAVLFLASDQAQYVNGTTVVMDGGMTGYTQEPLLDFITKGK comes from the coding sequence ATGAGGTTCAAGGGAAAGAGCGTTTTCATAACGGGCGGAGCACGGGGGCTGGGAAAAGAGCTTGCGAAAGCTTTCCTGGATGAAGGCGCCTCTGTAGGAGTTAACGGGAGAAGTGGAGAGAGTATCGCCCGGTTCGAGGAGGAGATGAAAGGCCGGTCCGCGCTGGCAGTGGCCGCGGATATAAGCGCCTACGAACAAATGGAAGGTGCGCTTAAAAAAGTTGTCGAAACGTGGGGAAAAATTGATATACTCATACACAACGCCGGCATTGTAAATCCTCTTGCACCTGCAGAAAAGATCAAGAAAGAGGATTTTGACAGAGTAATTGACACCAACGTGAAAGGGGCATTTTATACGCTCCAGATCTTCGGCAGGAAAATGATGGAGCAGGGCTCCGGAAGGATTGTCACTATTTCGTCGCAGGTATCCTTATTCGGAGAGAAGGGTTTCCTGCCTTACACGATCAGTAAGGCTGCATTGAATGTAATGACCAGCACACTGGCGTACGAGTGGTCAAAAAAGGGGGTTACTGTCTGTTCTCTGGCGCCGGGATTCATCAAGGGCGGCATGAATGAAGCGCTGATCCGCAAACAGCCATTCGTAGACCACCTCTCCGCCAGAACCCCTCTCGGGAGGATGGCTTCGGTTGAAGAGTTTGTCGCGGCTGTGTTGTTCCTGGCTTCAGATCAGGCGCAATACGTGAACGGGACCACGGTGGTAATGGACGGCGGCATGACAGGCTACACCCAGGAACCGCTCCTCGACTTCATAACAAAGGGCAAGTAG